Within the Halichoerus grypus chromosome 2, mHalGry1.hap1.1, whole genome shotgun sequence genome, the region ctgaaaatgagggggtggtaaaagatattccatgcagatggaagtgaaaaaaaaagctggggtagcaatatttTTATCAGACAaaggcaaccctctcgggtcccctccctcctcaggaactttgtactatcactttgctatcactcaataaactttgctttgctgcccaccaggggggaaaaaaattatcacaCAAAATACACTTTGGaacaaagactgtagcaagagacaaagaaaagcattaaataatgataaacgaatcaatccaacaagaggatgtaACAATTATAAGTATCTGTGTACCTAACATAGGagataggagcacctaaatacataaagtaaatattaacaaacataaaaggagaaattgacagtaatacaacaatagcaggggactttaacaccacacttacatcaatggatagatcatccagacagaaaatcaacaaaaaaacagtagctttgaatgacacattagaccagatggactttacaGAGATAtaacagaacattccatccaaaaacaacaaaatacaacacattattttcaagtgcacttggaatattctccaggatggATCATATATGGTAGGCCAAAAAACAAGTTACAAtgaatttaagaagactgaaattttatcaagcatcttttctgacccacaacaatatgaaactagaaatcaattacaagaaaaagaaaaaaactggaaaaaacacaaacatacagAAGCTAAACAACATGCCACTAAACAACCAATGCGTCAATGaataaatcaaagaggaaattaaaaaatacatggagacaaatgaaaatggaaacacaacaatccaaaatctttgggatgcagcaaaagcagttctaacagaaaagtttatagcaatacaggcctacctcaagaaacaaaaatccccaaataaacaaataaaccttaTATCTAAAGGAgctacaaaaagaacaaagcccgaagttagtagaaggaaggaaataaaaaagataagagcagaaataaatgaaatagatactaaaaaacatcagaaaagatccatgaaaccaagagctggttcttcaaaaacataaacaaatttGATAAACCTTTACCAGACTCatcaagaagagagagaactcaaataaatgaattcagaaatgaaaaagaagaaatagtaactgataccacaaaaatacaaagggttttatgagaatactatgaaaaattatatgccaacaaattggacaacctaaaaaaatggataaattcgccaaaactgaatcaagaagaaagagaaaatttgaacagaccaattactagtaatgaaattgaactggtaatcaaaaaactcccaataaaagtccaggacccgatggattcacaggtgcattctatcaaacatttaaagaagagttaatacctattcttctcaaactattccaaaaaataggcaaggaagaagaacttccaaattcattctatgaggccagccttaccctcataccaaaaaccaggcaaagacactaccaaaaaaaaaaaaaaaaaaaaaatccaaaaacaaaaaacaaaaaactgcaggccaatatccctgatgaacatagatgcaagaATCCTCAACAAActatattagcaaaccaaattcaacaatacattagaaagatcatacaccatgatcaagtaggatttattccagggatgcaaggatggttcaatatttccaaataaatcaatgtaatacatcatatcaataaaaggataaaaatcatatgatcatctcaatagacacactaaaagcatttgacaaaataaacatccgttcttgataaaaactcaacaaaatggATTTAGAagaaacatacttcaacataataaagaccatatatggaaaacccatagataacatcatactcaatgctgaaaaactaaaagcttttcccctaagatcaggaacaagacaaggatgtccactctcaccatttttattcaacacagtcctggaagtcctggccacagcaatcagacaagaaaaaaaagaaaaagaaaaaaaaaaaaaaaaaaaaaaggcacccaaattggtaagaaagaagtaaaactgtcagtatttgcagatgacatgatactatatatagaaaactgtaaagactccacaaaaaactattagaataaatgaattcagtaaagttgcaggaaacaaaattattatttttttttttttaaagattttatttatttatttgagacagagagaatgagagagagagagagagcacatgagatgggggagggtcagagggagaagcaggctccctgccgagcagggagcccgatgcgggactcgatccagggactccaggatcatgacctgagccgaaggcagtcgcttaaccaactgaaccacccaggcgcccaggaaacaaaattattatacagaaatctgttgcatttctatacactagtaatgacgtagtagaaagaaaaaattaagaaaacgatcccatttacaactgtacctaaaagaataaaatacctgggaatacaTTTAACCATGAAGGGAAAAGacctatactctaaaaactatcagtaattgaagaaagaaattggagatgacacaaatagaaaaatacacCATGCTCagggactggaagaattaatattgttaaaatgtccacaccaCCCAAAGCAATTctcagattcaatgcaatccctatcaaaataccaacaacatttttcacagaactaaacaaatatcctaacatttgtatgaaaccacaaaagactctgaatagccaaagcaatcttaagaaagaagaacaaagctgaaggtatcacaatcccagatttcaagatatactacaaagctatagttaatcaaaacagtatgacactggcacaaaaatagacaaatgagagatcaatggaacaggatagagagcccaaaaataaacccacacttatatgatcaattaatctacaacaaaggaggcaagaatatgcaatggaaaaaagacagtctcttcaacaaatggtactgggaaaacaggacagctacatgcaaaaaaaatgaaattggacgaCTTTCTTACACcgacacaaaaataaactcaaaatggattaaagacctaagtgtgagatatgaaaccataaaactcctaaaagaaaacataggcagcaatctcttggacatcagccttagcaacatatttatggatatgtctcctcaagcaaagagaaacaaaagcaaaaataaactactgggactacaccaaaataaaaagcttttgcatagcaaaggaaaccatcaacaaaacaaaaaggcaacctactgaatgggagaagatacttccAAATAATaaatccaataaggggttaatatccaaaatatataagacacTTACACGCTCaacaccaaggaaaaaaaaagtaagctgattaaagaatggggtgcctgggtggcttagtcagttgagcatccaactcctagatttcggctcaggtcatgatctcagggtcccaagaCTGAGCCCCATGgaaggctccgcactcagcagggagtctgcttgggattctttccctctgccccttcccccacacttgctcgtgctctctctctcaaatgggtgaatgaatctttaaaaaaaaaaggggggggggggacagaaaacctgaattgacatttttccaaagaagacatatagatgaccaacaaacatgaaaaggtgttcacatcactgatcatcagggaaatgcacatacaatgagatatcacctcacacccatcagaatagctagtatcaaaaagaacaaaaaacaaatgtcgGTGAGGATGTTAAGAAGGAATcctcacacactgttggtgggaatgtaaattggtgtagccactgtagaaaacagtatggagctttctaaagaaattagaaatagaaatattatatgatccagtaattccactactgggtaattacccaaagaaaacaataacactagttcaaaaagatacgtgcacccctatgtttactgcaccattatttacaatagccaagatatggaagcaacctaagtgtccatggatagatgaatggataaagatgatatacatatatatatacacaatggaatattaatcagtcataaaaaaagaatgagatcttgccatttgtgagaacatgggtggacctaaggggtattaagctaagtgaaataaatcagaaaagacaaataccatatgacttcacttatacatgaaatctaaaaaatgaaacaagtaaataaataaccaacagaaacagattcataaataaagaaaactgctGGGTGCCAGAGAGGAGAAGGttggggtgatgggtgaaataggtaaagtgattaagaggtacaaacttccaattataaaatacgTCATGAAGATATAAAGTACAGCAacaggaatatagtcaataatattgtaataatgttgtatggtgacaaatggggACTACATTTATTGTGATCAATGATTAATGCATATCTGTCAAATCACTGTcatacatgaaactaatatacattatatgtcaactatactttgataataaaaaaattattcattaaaaataagtaaagctGAGGAAATTCTTTCGTAAAATGAATACTCTCCTCCcacttttctattttcaaattctattggttgtttttatttttttttattttttattttttaaagattttatttatttatttgacagagagacacacagcgagagaggaaacacgagcagggggaacgggagagggagaagcaggcttcccgcagagcagggagcctgatgcagggctcgatcccaggaccctgggatcatgacctgagccgaaggcagacacttaatgactgagccacccaggtgccctctattggttgtttttaaagcaaatcaCATGTATTTTGGTAATTCCtaggattataaaaaaatatgcattttttaagtTCACATACaggcaaaatatagaaaaaaaagtataccaCAACACTAAGAGATTGTATTTAGAGGTGGGACCACAGgtaacacttttttctttctcctattttcatattttaaaaatttcatcatgATAGAAGAATTAAAAGTTAATACGatgcaaaatattttcctaaatcaCTTTCTTTCAGACCTGCCCCTTTCTGAACTCTTTGCTCCCTCATGACCCGACTGTAATGGTCATAATAAACAAAGCTGTCTTaagaagaaaattcatttatGCTAATGAAGGTGAAGTAGTAATGTGAAGATGAAAACATGTGACAGGAAAAGTCCTGATGGCCACAGGTGACAGACAGAAGACTCATTACGGTAGTGAGGGTTTCCGTTACCTGTCTCTACTTCAGCAATGTCAATAAAATGATCTTCCGAGGCTGATGCCAGCATTTTTCCATCGTGGCTAAAACTGAGGGTCCTCACAGGCCAATCCAGCCTATAACAGAGTGGACAGAGGACACGTTAGAATAACCCAGTAAGAGTAGGACACGATTTcacccaaaataaaattaaattaatttatccaACAAGGAAAGTGCTGGCAGAGCTGCTTACCTGGAAAAGCACCGAACACAAACCAACTCATCCACATCCCAGAGGCTGACCAAAGCATCTGCACTTCCTGTGGCAAAGTACTTCCCCATGGGGTCAAACTTGATACAGATGCAGTTGGAAGGATGGGCATTGATGGACTGCACAGGCTTCAGCTCTGGGTagctgagaaacaagacagaaagcAATTAAACTACGGGAAGAGTACTATGGTACTAAGACGACAACAGGACAtactgaagaagaaaatcaaagacaacagAATAAACATCAGACTGTAATTCAAACAAACTTTCCTggacttacaaaaaaaaaaacaaaaacaaaattagatgATCATCAGACCTTTCTGACAGTAAGACTTTATGCCAAAAGAAAATGGggtaatatatttaagatatacaaGCAAGAAAATAGGAGTCAAGGAtttttatatctagaaaaattgACTATCAATTATAAAGAGCTCAAATACTAAGCACAATTAAATATCTGTAAGTTTTATAAGTATATAAGTTATAATAAGTATGAACTTAGAGAATACTGTTCCATGAACCCTTCCTGAGGAATCTAAAGGATGAACTTTGACAATCAAAATGACTAGAGATTTATCAGCATGGgactggtgatgggcattacaTACACAGCTTCTTGTACAAACTGTAGATGTAAAAGAAAGGCATAGTACATAGCAGCTCTACACTCTGATAATAtatagtattaattttttttaatggaagaaaaatgaggaaagcaatgcaaaaagcaaattttactattttaagtaatctcattAGTAGTGGTAGTGGTAATACTGTTATTCTGAGATATCTCCATGGGTAACATGGAAAAAGGTATTAAGTAACTGTGGGATATTCTAATTCTATAATCCCTTGTGTCCTTGAGAACCAGAATACTCAAATACTCAGTTTTGAAGGAAAGAGTTATTTATAATATAGAAGATGTTTAGAAAATTCCACTAGTCCTGAATTTTAATTGGAAGTTATCAATATAAATTCACaattcacatattttatatttaaaaatatacacatatacatccTTCCTCTGTCCACTGGAAAGGTCTAGAAATAATGACCAAACCAGCAATATGGACATCCGTAGCTCCAATATCATTTCTCAGAAAAAGAATCCAGGGATTCTTAGAGAAGCTTCTGATTAAAGGTCTGAGGCAGGAAACATACAAGATGAACTTGGGATATCTGTCATACCAGAGAGCAACAAACTGAAGACTACTAGAATTATGTCAAAAAAAATGACTCAGGAACAACTTGAAGAGGCTCCCATTAGCTAAAGATGGGATAATTTGAGATTCCATAAGGATAATTACTCCAATAGACTGAAATACATCTACCATGCTTAAATACATGAgtttataataagtcttaaaaataaaacctagctGATCATCTTTGGAGGCGACAGAGAACTAATTCATTATCTgatgaaaaagggaaagaagcatttatccttccttttctaagtgaactatattctttttttttttttaaagattttatttgacagcgagagacatagagagggaacacaagcagggggagtgggagagggagaagcaggcttcctgccgagcagggagcctgatgcggggctcgatcccaggaccctgggatcatgacctgagccgaaggcagacgcttaacgactgagccacccaggcgcccctctaagtgAACTATATTCTTAAGTAACCAAACAGTAAATGAGAGGAAGTATCTTATattccaacaaataaataagcatacaaaatcagcaaaatccagacagGAGAATCTCTGCAGGTTAACAGTCTAGTTTTCCAACAGCTATATTATAAGTAAAAGAAGGATGAAGAGCAACCTGGTAGTTTAACACACTTAAAAGATACCAAGTTTTTTTAAGTAGACAAAATTAGAGTATCTAGAAATGCATACTTGGtagctaaaactataaagaaatactataaaaatcaAGACAGTGTTTCATTTTGAGGAGAGGGATTTATGACTAGGACAAAGTACATGGATGGACTTCTGGGATGGCCAGCAAATTactatttcttgacctgggtgggGTTACACAGATAATAGTTCATTAAGCtatatgttgttttaagcaattttctgtatatgtgttttattttctaataaaaagtctttaaaaaaaaaaagctatagaatCCCAACTTGAATAAAATTCAAGTTGCGAAGCACAGATTTCCAGCCTTTTATATAATCTGGTCCCAGATTATATTTCAACTTTATCTTCCCTCTCTTCAGATACCTTATCTGCCACCATTCCCAGCAACTCTGACCTACCAACTACTCTCCATATAGGCCATGCTCATTGACACCTATTTTGTCCATTGTATGCTTCCCTTTTGCTGATTCTTAAAATTCTACTCAGCTTTCAAGGTCAAGCTCCAAAGCTGCATCCTTCAATTCCCAACTCCCACAGTCAATATGTTTCCTTCCCTGGGATTCCAAACTCTGAGCCTCTCTAAAAGAACCTATTTCACACTGCCTTGCACTGCCCACCCAGAATAGCAGAAAGAATAGAGTCGACAGACCTGAATTTCAATTccaacatttcattcatttacagaataaatatttacGGAGATCCTAACTCTGTGTAGCAAGTATTAAGGTAGGCACTAGGGATTCAACAGTAAACAAGTTACACATGGTCCCTACCTTCATGGAATTTATAGTCTAATGGAAGATATagatagtaaacatttattataggggcacctgggtggctcagtcggttaagcgtctgcctttgtctcaggtcatgatcccaggtcctgggatcaagccccacatcggggtccctgctcagtggggagcctgcttctccctctccctctgctgttccccctgcttgtactctctctctctctctctctctctgtcaaatgaataaataaaatctttaaaaaaacaaacaaacatgtaatTATAATATAGAATGAGAAATGCTTCCAACAGGAAGTACATAAAACAAGCTTCTAACCTAGGGAGGTAGGAAAGTAATGAAGATGGCTTCCCTGGAGGGAAAGTGGTATTTAAGCACAGACTTTACGGGTACAAATTTGCCATAATTCAAGGTGCATCTAGTTCTAGTGCTCACCAGCTGACTAGTGATTTAAACTCTCTGAATCCCAGatcctcatctgtcaaataagACTCAAATAACAATCCCACAGAATTTCTGTGAGGACTCAGTAAATATAAGGTGCCTGGTTCAAAGGTGCTCAACAGAGGTTAGGATTCTTTATTACCATTTGTCCTTTAAGCTCCTTCAGGACAGACTTGCATCTAATTCATCTCTGTATCCACCACAGCACCCAGAGCAAAGATATGACAGTCTCTAAGCTAGAACCCCCTCACCTGAGGATGTTGATACAACCATTGCCATTTGTCAGGAAGAACATGTTGTTGTCATTATTCCAGGAGATTTCATTGACTTCAAACTTGAACTGCTCCTCTGCTTTGGAACGGTGTGTCTTGGCATCAATAAAGGTTACCACATCATCCTTGTTGCCTACAGCAATGGTCTGCCCATCAGGACTCCAGCAGATATTAATGTTCTCCCCTGGAAACCCAGATATAATCAGCAAGATACTGTTTGCCCATAATCCtgcagaagtttattttttttttaattctacaaagACCAGAGCTATCTCCAAACCTCATTCACTAAGGTCCTAGTCGATAGAAGGGAATGACTACTTACTCACCAATTATGAGTCCAGCACTTTCATCTACAAATTTCCCCCATGGGTCCTCACAATAATTCTCTAAGGAACactttattatccccattttacatatgaagataTGGAAGATATGAGAGATGAGCCAAAGTGTCAAAGCCATGAAGTAATAGAGCCAAGATCTAAACCAGATGACTCCAAAGCCTCTTAGTCTTACACCAGCACTTCCCAAACTCCAGTCATTCACATGCCACTCTCACAATTTTTGTCCTATCCATGTTAACGGctatatttctttattcaagatttttcttaaaattgactCAAAACAATTTTAGTTAAATAAGTTTAGCTTCCATTCAGCAATAAATTCTATGGGCTCGTTCTTTTTTTCTGGTAggcattaaaatatatacacagcTGGTTTTTAATGTTCATCCATGTACCACCTAAATCACTCACACATCACTCAGTTGTCTACTTGGAGAAAGCACTACAGCATTCCACCTCCAGGGACAAGTCTTGTCAACAAAGTCCAGTGGGCCACAGTGAACACATCAATTAAAAATTTCATCAACTTTATCAATTCTATGCTGCATATATGTTTACACTTTATTCTCTACAACGTATCTTAAAATGCATCAGGATGCATCTCAAAATTTTTGGTTTATCATAGTTATCtagaaactttcttttctttcctaacaacatataaaatattggTATATCTTATAATCAATGACATGTTagtcaataaaatataataaatggcCTCAAGGTTTATAGGACAATACCTGGTGAAGAATAGATTCTACAAATGTACTGCACAACTTCCAGGTCATTTTCTCCCAGACCACCAAGACCATTCATTCCCAAGATCAGCCATTCCAGCCTATCAGCAATTTCCCAAATTCTCCATACACCTGCACATGCAGCTCCCTCCTAGAGCTTCCCCCCACCACTCATCCACCCACTGTACCATGACCACTAAATCCCTATTAACTATTTTGCTCAAATTCTGTGAGGTCTTACCTGCCCTAACAGGCAGACTTAAGCATTTCCATTACAGGTATCCATCTTGTAGACCTCTCCAGTATAAGATGAACCATATCATattatgttgggttttttttaacacacatgTCTCTCTCCCTGCACTAAAACTAGTACAGGTCCTGGGAGCTGGAGACTGTCTTATTCAGCCCAGGATGTCCCATACCTAACACAAGGCCACACTTAGAGAAGATATTCAGGAAATGCTTATTGAATGACTATAAATAGCTCATCTTCCTATTGCCCTCTCTCCGAAGAGTCACCTTTAGTGTTCACAGTGGCAATGCATTTTGTAGTCCTCACATCCCAGATGCGAATGGTTTTGTCTCCAGATGCTGTGACAAAGAGGTCAGGATTACTTGGATGCCAACAAAGCTGGTCCACACTATCCCCATGTCCCcgataattgttttcttttacctGCAAGAACAGAATCCAAATGTCACTTCACACATAAGTACCTGCCTCCACATGTAACTTCTTAACCTTATTCAAACCAAGGTACCTTGTGGCCAACAAAGATCCAGACAATTTAAAAGAAACCAGTCCTTCCACACCCCTTCCCCAGAACTCTTCCCAataccctcctcccttcctctccaatCACTCTGAATTGTTCTGAGGTTTGGATTCCCACACCAATGCCCTTACTCTTTTGCCTTCCCTGGCC harbors:
- the THOC3 gene encoding THO complex subunit 3 isoform X2, with translation MAVAAAAMGPSALGQSGPGSMAPWCSVTSGPTRYVLGMQELFRGHSKTREFPAHSAKVHSVAWSCDGRRLASGSFDKTASVFLLEKDRLVKENNYRGHGDSVDQLCWHPSNPDLFVTASGDKTIRIWDVRTTKCIATVNTKGENINICWSPDGQTIAVGNKDDVVTFIDAKTHRSKAEEQFKFEVNEISWNNDNNMFFLTNGNGCINILSYPELKPVQSINAHPSNCICIKFDPMGKYFATGSADALVSLWDVDELVCVRCFSRLDWPVRTLSFSHDGKMLASASEDHFIDIAEVETGLPGLC
- the THOC3 gene encoding THO complex subunit 3 isoform X1, with amino-acid sequence MAVAAAAMGPSALGQSGPGSMAPWCSVTSGPTRYVLGMQELFRGHSKTREFPAHSAKVHSVAWSCDGRRLASGSFDKTASVFLLEKDRLVKENNYRGHGDSVDQLCWHPSNPDLFVTASGDKTIRIWDVRTTKCIATVNTKGENINICWSPDGQTIAVGNKDDVVTFIDAKTHRSKAEEQFKFEVNEISWNNDNNMFFLTNGNGCINILSYPELKPVQSINAHPSNCICIKFDPMGKYFATGSADALVSLWDVDELVCVRCFSRLDWPVRTLSFSHDGKMLASASEDHFIDIAEVETGDKLWEVQCESPTFTVAWHPKRPLLAFACDDKDGKYDSSREAGTVKLFGLPNDS